A window from Thermococcus sp. 21S7 encodes these proteins:
- a CDS encoding methyl-accepting chemotaxis protein yields MNVRSIEKASNALAQSVRIKTSSRESSKIIDELAEQISGQFLDNNMVIIENIEKLSQVMKELEKFQEEFLPFFQRFEVFAQEFNTLVENLEYVSRISDSIASVAKQTNLVALNASIEAARAGEAGRGFAVVADEIRKMAVQTMNLAKEIKDFNTRVMGQLETLRDALAVMDRIKEGTDILGRDIEAMVEISSVLDEISREQEDIVNDIKRLKGIALALRKFADMQDKYNKELASLLRMMVSEYAKEQMESES; encoded by the coding sequence ATGAACGTCAGGAGCATCGAGAAAGCATCGAACGCCTTGGCGCAGTCAGTCCGTATAAAGACTTCCAGCAGAGAGTCCAGCAAAATCATAGACGAGCTGGCGGAGCAGATCAGCGGGCAGTTTCTTGATAACAACATGGTGATTATCGAGAACATCGAGAAGCTGTCCCAGGTGATGAAAGAACTTGAGAAGTTCCAGGAGGAGTTCCTCCCGTTCTTCCAGCGCTTTGAGGTTTTCGCTCAGGAATTCAACACCCTCGTTGAAAACTTGGAGTATGTTTCGCGAATAAGCGACTCGATAGCGAGTGTGGCCAAGCAAACAAACCTTGTTGCCCTGAACGCTTCGATAGAGGCCGCCCGTGCCGGTGAGGCGGGCAGAGGCTTCGCGGTAGTCGCGGACGAGATTCGAAAGATGGCCGTCCAGACGATGAACCTCGCCAAGGAAATCAAGGACTTCAATACCCGCGTCATGGGCCAGCTTGAAACCCTTCGCGATGCCCTGGCTGTGATGGACAGGATTAAGGAGGGAACCGATATACTTGGCAGGGACATTGAGGCAATGGTTGAGATAAGCTCGGTCCTCGATGAGATTTCGCGTGAGCAGGAGGATATAGTCAACGACATAAAGAGGCTCAAAGGAATCGCCCTGGCCTTGAGGAAATTCGCTGACATGCAGGATAAGTACAACAAGGAGCTGGCTTCCCTCCTTAGGATGATGGTCAGCGAGTATGCGAAGGAACAGATGGAATCCGAGTCGTGA
- a CDS encoding dihydroorotase: MYDLVIKGKFLKDRKLMEGSIGILEGKISRIYLGELQGEEKIKIDRGKVILPGLIDVHVHLRDFEQGKKETVKTGTMAAVHGGITTVFDMPNTNPPIIDYGTFRRREKRFMGRAYSDYALSFLIRDNCTEAEKTNADFYKIFMGASTGGIFSEDFERDYLCAPGVVSVHAEDARIIHEKPERPPEAEITAIKRVLNAAKRFKKPLNICHVSTAGGMEAILNANLQWVSFEVTPHHLFLTREDYERNPLLKVYPPLRDEEHRRALWRNFSRVPLIASDHAPHTQEDKESGAAGIPGLETEVALLLDAVNRGMLELSDIVEKMHTNPIRVFGIRNKGFEVGRDADFTVVDLKREWTVKPEEFYTKAKWSPWEGRKLEGKVIMTILRGELVMEDDEILGKPQGVRINAGKGRA; encoded by the coding sequence ATGTACGACCTTGTCATCAAAGGGAAGTTCTTAAAGGATAGGAAACTGATGGAAGGGAGCATAGGGATTCTTGAGGGAAAAATTTCCCGAATATACCTCGGTGAATTGCAGGGAGAAGAAAAGATTAAAATCGACCGCGGAAAGGTCATCCTCCCGGGGCTTATAGACGTTCACGTCCATCTGAGGGATTTCGAGCAGGGAAAAAAGGAAACCGTGAAAACCGGGACGATGGCCGCTGTACACGGAGGAATAACGACGGTTTTTGACATGCCGAACACCAACCCACCCATAATCGATTACGGGACTTTTCGGAGGAGAGAGAAGCGGTTTATGGGGAGAGCGTACTCGGACTACGCCCTAAGCTTTCTCATCAGAGACAACTGCACGGAAGCAGAGAAAACGAATGCGGATTTCTACAAGATTTTCATGGGCGCTTCGACGGGCGGAATCTTTTCTGAGGATTTTGAACGCGACTACCTCTGCGCTCCGGGGGTTGTAAGCGTCCATGCCGAAGACGCCAGAATAATCCATGAGAAACCTGAACGGCCGCCGGAGGCCGAGATAACCGCCATAAAACGCGTCCTGAATGCCGCGAAGCGGTTCAAAAAGCCCCTCAACATCTGTCACGTCTCCACCGCAGGGGGAATGGAGGCAATACTGAATGCGAACCTCCAATGGGTAAGCTTCGAGGTTACACCACACCATCTCTTTCTGACGAGGGAGGACTATGAGAGGAACCCGCTCCTCAAAGTTTATCCCCCGCTGAGGGACGAGGAACACAGGAGGGCGCTCTGGAGGAACTTTTCCAGGGTTCCACTCATAGCCAGCGACCACGCACCCCACACGCAGGAGGATAAGGAATCCGGAGCGGCGGGAATTCCAGGACTGGAAACGGAGGTGGCACTCCTTCTTGACGCGGTGAACAGGGGGATGCTTGAGCTTTCCGACATCGTTGAGAAGATGCACACGAATCCGATTAGGGTATTCGGGATAAGAAACAAGGGATTCGAAGTTGGCAGGGATGCCGATTTCACCGTGGTGGACTTGAAAAGGGAGTGGACGGTTAAGCCGGAGGAGTTCTACACGAAGGCAAAGTGGAGCCCGTGGGAGGGCAGAAAACTGGAGGGGAAGGTCATAATGACGATTCTCCGTGGAGAACTCGTTATGGAGGACGATGAAATCCTAGGAAAGCCTCAGGGGGTTAGGATAAATGCTGGAAAGGGTAGGGCTTAG
- a CDS encoding ABC transporter permease subunit: protein MVLFIIGVLILDYMAVIGNINATLYNSDVYGDYLDMVNHLPESVKKVIEKHVSLEQLAREMAMDALGISSKKELMKDHLRVVYNFFTNLHAKTRGGYEYYTYILKSLLLVIFTELFILTFGLYLGLRAGYRGGWTDRLLSVLTPLFSAIPSWFIAVVLLYTLYWRMSLLPMDFEGHLRDALINGGSLPLAYIVGLLLPVLTLVVAMIWEYAFNVRNLIKFESTEGHVLYDRARGLPDGKIMRKLLRTALPAFLTFTTYNFLEILMSAFVVEIIFNIHGVGWILAHSFRIGHSVEGVTFYYSSYGVFFAAFVMLLFYFINAVVMESLYIHLDPRVGREGRR, encoded by the coding sequence TTGGTTCTGTTTATAATCGGTGTCCTAATCCTGGATTACATGGCGGTCATCGGCAACATAAACGCAACCCTCTACAACAGCGATGTCTATGGGGACTACCTAGATATGGTTAACCACCTTCCGGAGAGCGTCAAAAAAGTCATAGAGAAGCACGTCAGCCTCGAACAGCTGGCGAGAGAGATGGCGATGGACGCCCTCGGAATATCCAGCAAAAAGGAGCTTATGAAGGACCATCTTCGGGTCGTTTACAACTTTTTCACCAACCTTCACGCTAAAACCCGGGGCGGATACGAGTACTACACCTACATCCTGAAGAGCCTCCTGCTGGTCATCTTTACCGAGCTGTTCATACTGACCTTCGGCCTCTACCTCGGGCTGAGGGCGGGCTACAGAGGTGGATGGACCGACAGGCTGTTATCCGTGCTCACGCCCCTCTTCTCGGCCATTCCCTCCTGGTTCATAGCGGTGGTGCTCCTCTACACTCTGTACTGGAGGATGTCGCTTCTTCCCATGGACTTTGAAGGCCATCTGCGGGATGCCTTGATAAACGGGGGCTCCCTTCCACTGGCATATATCGTGGGGCTTCTCCTCCCGGTTCTAACCCTCGTGGTGGCGATGATATGGGAGTACGCCTTTAACGTGAGGAACCTCATCAAGTTCGAGAGCACGGAGGGACACGTTCTGTACGACAGGGCGAGGGGACTGCCCGACGGGAAGATAATGAGGAAACTCCTGAGAACGGCGCTGCCTGCGTTCCTTACGTTCACCACGTACAACTTTCTGGAGATTCTGATGAGCGCGTTTGTTGTGGAGATTATCTTCAACATCCACGGCGTGGGCTGGATACTCGCGCACTCCTTCAGGATAGGGCACAGTGTGGAGGGTGTGACGTTCTACTACAGCAGCTACGGGGTTTTCTTCGCAGCATTCGTGATGCTGCTCTTCTACTTCATAAACGCAGTCGTTATGGAGTCGCTCTACATACACCTCGACCCCAGAGTGGGAAGGGAGGGACGCAGATGA
- a CDS encoding V-type ATP synthase subunit D has protein sequence MAELLNVKPTRMELLNLKRRIKLAKKGHKLLKDKQDALVMEFFTIYDEALSLREELGRKMAEAFAALQAAEIDVGTLRLREIGLSVKPNREVEIRRRNVMGVPVPLIEAESFRRSTNERGYAFVSSSAKVDLAAEKFEEVLDLAVRLAEVEETLKRLAKEIEVTKRRVNALEYIIIPRMEATVKFIKGRLDEMERENFFRLKRVKALIEARGGS, from the coding sequence ATGGCAGAGCTTCTCAACGTCAAGCCCACCCGTATGGAACTCCTGAACCTCAAGAGGCGCATTAAGCTGGCCAAGAAGGGCCACAAACTCCTCAAGGACAAGCAGGACGCCCTCGTCATGGAGTTCTTCACGATATACGACGAGGCCCTGAGCCTCCGCGAGGAGCTGGGCAGGAAGATGGCCGAGGCCTTTGCGGCCCTTCAGGCGGCGGAGATAGACGTCGGGACGCTGCGCCTCAGGGAGATAGGCCTCTCCGTGAAGCCCAACAGGGAGGTCGAGATAAGAAGGAGGAACGTGATGGGCGTTCCGGTTCCGCTCATCGAGGCCGAGTCCTTCAGGAGGAGCACAAACGAGCGCGGCTACGCATTCGTATCGAGCTCGGCCAAGGTGGACCTCGCCGCCGAAAAGTTCGAAGAGGTTCTCGACCTAGCGGTCCGCCTGGCGGAGGTGGAAGAGACCCTCAAGAGGCTCGCGAAGGAGATAGAGGTCACCAAGAGGCGCGTCAATGCCCTTGAGTACATAATCATTCCGCGCATGGAGGCGACGGTGAAGTTCATCAAGGGGCGCCTCGACGAGATGGAGCGCGAGAACTTCTTCAGGCTCAAGAGGGTCAAGGCTTTAATCGAGGCCAGGGGCGGTTCCTGA
- a CDS encoding radical SAM protein has protein sequence MKYSWEEFARSMGVEPQILENREARLLKKFVMDLEFPTHCQGCQGLDLSNPNPVHHPSYELTPACNHDCIFCYSNVAVKLGKAPKPGYYGWDDPYAITVSQYGEPLISPRIVEVNRMLRERFPKARLDLQTNGSLLTEKLWGKLDFDLVMISLDAASREKHLRITNADTFDAVVNALRIVGRDKGVRSVVRTIFMPGINDDDIPKIAELAASLGVDEMMLQPLTIHELNVERLKKAGLDFERAESVKEYLKAAMAAKEYIDVRISGCQLAVYRTMDPLTLFSARRVARDVAPAMKRKKTE, from the coding sequence ATGAAGTACAGCTGGGAGGAGTTCGCGAGAAGCATGGGCGTTGAGCCCCAGATTCTTGAGAACAGGGAGGCCAGACTGCTGAAGAAGTTCGTCATGGATTTGGAGTTCCCCACCCACTGTCAGGGCTGTCAGGGGCTTGATTTGAGCAACCCGAATCCCGTTCACCACCCGAGCTACGAGTTAACGCCTGCCTGCAACCACGACTGCATCTTCTGCTACTCGAACGTCGCGGTAAAGCTCGGGAAGGCCCCAAAGCCCGGCTACTACGGCTGGGATGACCCATACGCGATAACCGTTTCCCAGTACGGCGAGCCGCTGATAAGCCCCCGTATAGTTGAAGTGAACAGAATGCTTAGGGAGAGGTTTCCAAAGGCGAGACTCGACCTCCAGACCAACGGCTCACTGCTGACGGAGAAACTGTGGGGCAAACTCGACTTCGACCTGGTCATGATAAGCCTCGACGCGGCGAGCAGGGAGAAGCACCTCAGAATAACCAACGCGGACACCTTCGATGCCGTCGTCAACGCCCTGAGGATAGTGGGCAGGGACAAAGGCGTCCGCTCCGTCGTTAGAACCATCTTCATGCCCGGCATCAACGACGATGACATACCAAAGATAGCGGAACTCGCCGCCTCGCTTGGTGTGGACGAAATGATGCTCCAGCCGCTCACGATTCACGAACTCAACGTGGAGAGGCTGAAAAAGGCCGGCCTCGACTTCGAGCGGGCGGAGAGCGTAAAGGAATACCTGAAGGCAGCTATGGCGGCGAAGGAGTACATAGACGTCCGGATAAGCGGCTGCCAGCTGGCGGTGTACAGGACGATGGATCCGCTGACGCTCTTCAGCGCGAGGCGCGTCGCCAGGGACGTGGCACCGGCGATGAAGAGGAAGAAAACCGAATAA
- a CDS encoding DHHA1 domain-containing protein, whose translation MTKRLYYSDPYIKETTARVVDVKNLGNGLVEVLLDRTIFYPEGGGQPSDRGLIEGDGFTIEVTKVKEREEIWHEGVIAGRLPERGEKVTLKIDWDWRYENMKNHTGQHILSAVLKELYDLDTTGFQIFEHYNKIEVNGGLDWEMITKAEIEANRIVSEGIPVTIEEFKYLPDDLVKTLRKHVSKVTDRVRIVSIGNVDKTPCGGTHVGNTSEIGTIKILRFYKKSKNLWRIEFVAGNRALKTLNELLEDYWKALDEMPNKNRPLFERVGELKAEMDSLEGRLDELRRELWRWKKLALIDKAEEVGHYNVISLVEKWPMKDAQAFAVNFVEENPGLILLLASEDYVLFARNEEVDVSMRDLLSKVIEEFGGKGGGTDNLARGRIEAEPEDVLDVAREILREIIGA comes from the coding sequence ATGACCAAGAGGTTGTATTACTCTGACCCATACATTAAGGAGACCACCGCGCGGGTGGTTGATGTTAAGAACCTCGGTAACGGTCTGGTCGAGGTGCTATTGGACAGGACGATTTTCTATCCGGAGGGCGGAGGTCAGCCTTCGGACAGGGGCCTGATAGAAGGAGACGGCTTCACGATAGAGGTCACGAAGGTCAAGGAGAGGGAGGAAATCTGGCACGAGGGAGTAATCGCGGGCAGGCTCCCGGAGAGGGGAGAGAAGGTCACACTTAAGATCGACTGGGACTGGAGATACGAGAACATGAAAAACCACACCGGCCAGCACATTCTCTCTGCCGTCCTTAAGGAACTCTACGACCTTGACACGACGGGCTTCCAGATTTTCGAGCACTACAACAAGATTGAAGTTAACGGCGGGCTCGACTGGGAGATGATTACTAAAGCTGAAATCGAGGCCAACAGAATAGTCTCCGAGGGAATCCCCGTAACCATCGAGGAGTTCAAGTACCTGCCGGATGACCTCGTCAAGACACTGAGGAAGCACGTGAGCAAGGTAACGGACAGGGTCAGGATAGTGAGCATAGGTAACGTTGACAAAACTCCCTGCGGAGGAACTCACGTGGGGAACACCTCCGAGATAGGCACAATAAAGATCCTCCGCTTCTACAAGAAGTCCAAGAACCTCTGGAGAATAGAGTTCGTGGCTGGCAATAGGGCATTAAAAACGCTTAACGAACTTTTGGAGGACTACTGGAAAGCTCTGGATGAAATGCCCAACAAGAACAGGCCCCTATTTGAGCGCGTTGGAGAGCTCAAGGCGGAGATGGATTCCCTTGAGGGAAGGCTTGACGAACTCAGGCGCGAACTCTGGCGCTGGAAGAAATTGGCTTTGATTGACAAGGCGGAGGAGGTAGGTCACTACAACGTCATCTCCCTAGTTGAGAAGTGGCCGATGAAGGATGCCCAGGCCTTTGCCGTCAACTTTGTGGAAGAGAACCCCGGATTGATACTCCTCCTAGCGAGCGAGGACTACGTTCTCTTCGCAAGGAACGAAGAGGTGGATGTGTCGATGAGGGACCTTCTCTCTAAAGTTATCGAGGAATTCGGCGGCAAAGGCGGTGGAACCGACAACCTTGCGAGGGGAAGAATCGAGGCCGAGCCAGAGGATGTACTAGATGTTGCAAGGGAAATTCTTCGCGAGATTATTGGGGCATGA
- a CDS encoding ATP-binding protein, producing MLKCSFCIHDERTAKIDIIDGKPVCRECQIYRRHPPDRGRIRRELEELMEGVDRAIVAYSGGKDSVVALYLAKEAYRVPELEAVMIDHGLMAGEAVENARRIAEHLGVQFKVLRYDYSDIFREALLKAESPCRRCSKRTMEKLRKYALKNGYKHIITGHELPFGHHPYRPMKGGIIQIRLLSLMPESERIKILKGLPFEFPELPGYTTNCLVLGPALERYWERHGHSFEHRRIAALVRYGLMEREKAEREAAKPRVPEWQRKLVMERLGIDKDP from the coding sequence ATGCTCAAGTGCTCGTTCTGCATCCACGACGAGAGAACGGCAAAGATAGACATCATAGACGGAAAGCCAGTCTGCAGGGAGTGCCAAATCTATCGGAGGCATCCCCCCGACCGCGGGAGGATAAGGAGGGAGCTTGAAGAACTCATGGAGGGTGTTGATAGGGCAATCGTTGCCTATTCCGGAGGCAAAGACAGCGTAGTTGCCCTCTATCTGGCTAAAGAGGCCTACAGGGTTCCGGAGCTTGAGGCGGTCATGATAGACCACGGGCTAATGGCGGGGGAAGCGGTAGAGAACGCGAGACGAATAGCGGAGCACCTCGGCGTCCAGTTCAAAGTCCTGCGCTACGACTACTCCGACATATTCCGCGAGGCCCTTCTGAAGGCGGAATCCCCGTGCAGGCGCTGCTCGAAGAGAACCATGGAGAAGCTCAGAAAGTACGCACTCAAAAACGGCTATAAGCACATCATAACCGGCCACGAGCTTCCCTTCGGCCATCATCCCTACAGACCTATGAAGGGAGGGATAATTCAGATAAGGCTCCTCTCTCTGATGCCGGAGAGCGAGAGGATTAAAATCCTCAAGGGGCTCCCCTTCGAGTTCCCAGAGCTACCCGGCTACACAACCAACTGCCTCGTCCTCGGGCCGGCGCTGGAGCGCTACTGGGAGAGGCACGGTCACAGCTTCGAGCACAGAAGAATAGCCGCCCTCGTTCGCTACGGTCTCATGGAAAGGGAGAAAGCCGAGAGGGAAGCGGCGAAACCGCGCGTTCCTGAGTGGCAGAGGAAGCTCGTGATGGAACGTTTGGGCATTGATAAGGACCCGTAA
- a CDS encoding MBL fold metallo-hydrolase produces MGEYLIQPGLDPWKDHVLYRDDEHLVVYLGTQEGGEDVDVNSYLIVSRGKGILIDPGGYKIFSKVLANVSKYVDPRDIEYVYICHQDPDVAGSLPLWREVSNAKIIVHWLWTRFLPHFGFEDAKAITHELPDEGETMAFGATTLEFIPAHFLHSPGHFTIYDHRSKFLFTGDIGIALLDDPYIVVENIEKHIQAMRPVHERLMPTGKAIKAWLDRVRFLEVEAILPQHGAIIPKRFIQRFYDFLENLKCGVDLYR; encoded by the coding sequence ATGGGGGAGTACCTGATACAGCCCGGGCTCGACCCGTGGAAGGATCACGTCCTCTACCGCGATGATGAGCACCTCGTCGTCTACCTCGGAACCCAGGAGGGCGGAGAGGACGTTGACGTCAACAGCTACCTGATAGTCAGCAGGGGAAAGGGAATCCTAATAGACCCCGGTGGGTACAAAATCTTCTCAAAGGTCCTTGCCAATGTCTCAAAGTACGTCGATCCGAGGGATATCGAGTATGTCTACATCTGCCACCAGGACCCGGATGTGGCTGGAAGTTTACCCCTCTGGAGGGAGGTCAGCAATGCAAAAATAATAGTCCACTGGCTCTGGACACGATTCCTGCCCCACTTCGGTTTTGAGGACGCAAAGGCAATAACCCACGAACTGCCTGACGAAGGGGAGACGATGGCCTTCGGGGCAACGACGCTTGAGTTCATCCCGGCCCATTTCCTCCACAGTCCCGGGCACTTCACTATATACGACCACAGGAGCAAGTTCCTCTTCACTGGGGACATAGGAATAGCGCTCCTTGATGACCCATATATAGTGGTCGAGAACATTGAAAAGCACATACAGGCCATGAGACCGGTCCATGAGAGACTCATGCCGACGGGCAAGGCCATAAAGGCATGGCTCGACAGGGTCAGGTTTCTCGAAGTTGAGGCTATACTGCCCCAGCACGGGGCTATAATACCCAAGAGGTTCATACAGCGCTTCTATGACTTTCTTGAGAACCTCAAGTGCGGTGTTGACCTCTACCGCTGA
- a CDS encoding dihydroorotate dehydrogenase electron transfer subunit, which yields MLERVGLREVWEVARDVKAFRFDKKLEFTAGQFIMTWLPGVGEKPFSLAWNDLIVVKRVGPFTSRLFELAEGDYIWIRGPYGRGFEPKGKNVALLGGGIGIPPLYAFARQHRGKLEAVTLIYGARSKDELALMDIENYVDEVVITTDDGSAGRKGFPTEVLAGRKGEFDRVYACGPEPMLRAVLRVMDYENVQVSAERYMKCGIGVCGSCNLGKYLVCRDGPVFDGFQLRGLL from the coding sequence ATGCTGGAAAGGGTAGGGCTTAGGGAAGTTTGGGAAGTCGCCAGGGACGTTAAAGCGTTCCGCTTCGATAAAAAGCTCGAATTCACCGCGGGGCAGTTCATAATGACATGGCTCCCGGGGGTTGGGGAGAAGCCCTTCAGCCTGGCCTGGAACGATTTGATAGTCGTCAAGAGGGTAGGCCCATTCACCTCCCGGCTCTTCGAGCTGGCTGAGGGTGATTACATCTGGATCAGGGGACCCTACGGCAGGGGCTTCGAACCGAAAGGAAAGAACGTCGCCCTCCTCGGCGGCGGCATAGGGATCCCACCACTCTACGCCTTCGCGAGGCAGCATCGGGGTAAGCTTGAGGCGGTGACCCTCATCTACGGCGCCCGTTCGAAGGATGAGCTTGCGCTGATGGACATCGAGAACTACGTGGATGAAGTAGTAATCACGACCGACGACGGCTCCGCGGGGAGAAAGGGCTTTCCAACGGAGGTTCTCGCCGGGAGAAAGGGGGAGTTTGACAGGGTCTACGCCTGCGGCCCGGAGCCGATGCTGAGGGCCGTTCTCAGGGTCATGGACTACGAAAACGTCCAGGTATCGGCCGAGCGCTACATGAAGTGCGGAATCGGCGTCTGCGGCTCCTGCAACCTCGGAAAGTATCTCGTCTGCAGGGATGGACCGGTCTTCGACGGCTTCCAGCTGAGGGGACTGCTCTGA
- a CDS encoding ABC transporter permease subunit — translation MRRVPIKIRIAAAILIFYLLAAALGPKLANKEAIDNWNNKMYWADNPKLVPPEWVNLFGKNLPPTENLTPSRIDGNVYTYEYNFHYSDAPQDIMIYTEFPEEITVNLTLPDGREYTLYRGLSGERIRLGMMFLTMQRIAREKGLNYTDSDLIFGGGLTPIFTDKEGLEKGTYVLEITADDEPEVRVLGKVYGLMGTDSTGRDIWQGFIWGLRETMEMVVAVGLTTVAIGATLGVLSALSGIAGAITDGLTKLSTILPLVPVMVMMIPVTAEVTYGGHLEVPFWSFVLLMGFLLFGKIARNVRALVETELSKEYVESAVSLGGSRWWILKHHVSRAVLPYSVYQFSIVMPKVVALVSLLGFFEAIPGFNWGTLLGSMITENQLFSMAWWIVVPIGVALALFAMAFVLINLSMEEMFLTR, via the coding sequence ATGAGAAGGGTGCCCATTAAAATAAGAATCGCCGCCGCAATACTCATATTCTACCTCTTGGCCGCGGCACTGGGGCCAAAACTGGCCAACAAGGAGGCGATAGACAACTGGAACAATAAGATGTACTGGGCGGACAATCCCAAGCTCGTGCCGCCCGAATGGGTCAATCTCTTTGGGAAGAACCTGCCCCCAACCGAAAACCTGACCCCTTCAAGGATAGACGGAAACGTTTACACCTACGAGTACAACTTCCACTATTCCGATGCCCCCCAGGATATAATGATATACACGGAGTTCCCCGAGGAAATCACGGTGAACCTGACCCTGCCGGACGGCAGGGAGTACACACTGTACCGGGGGCTATCGGGTGAGCGTATACGGCTGGGCATGATGTTTTTAACCATGCAGAGGATAGCCCGGGAAAAGGGACTGAACTATACGGACTCGGACCTTATCTTTGGGGGAGGGCTCACCCCGATATTCACCGACAAGGAGGGTCTGGAAAAGGGCACGTACGTTCTTGAGATAACCGCTGATGACGAACCGGAGGTTCGGGTGCTCGGGAAGGTCTACGGACTCATGGGAACGGATTCAACCGGGAGGGACATCTGGCAGGGCTTCATATGGGGGCTGAGAGAAACCATGGAGATGGTGGTGGCCGTCGGCCTGACGACGGTTGCCATAGGGGCCACGCTCGGAGTCCTGAGCGCCCTCTCGGGCATTGCAGGTGCGATAACGGACGGTCTGACGAAGCTCTCGACCATACTGCCACTGGTTCCCGTGATGGTCATGATGATTCCCGTCACCGCCGAAGTCACGTACGGCGGCCACCTGGAGGTGCCCTTCTGGAGCTTTGTTCTCCTGATGGGATTTCTCCTCTTCGGAAAGATAGCGAGAAACGTCAGGGCGCTTGTTGAGACTGAACTGAGCAAGGAGTACGTGGAGTCAGCGGTGAGCCTCGGGGGTTCGAGGTGGTGGATACTGAAACACCACGTATCCAGGGCGGTTCTGCCCTACAGCGTCTACCAGTTCTCAATAGTTATGCCGAAGGTCGTCGCGCTCGTTTCGCTGCTGGGCTTCTTCGAGGCGATACCCGGCTTCAACTGGGGAACCCTGCTGGGGAGCATGATAACCGAAAACCAGCTCTTCAGTATGGCGTGGTGGATAGTGGTACCCATCGGGGTGGCGCTGGCGCTCTTCGCCATGGCCTTCGTGCTGATAAACCTGAGCATGGAAGAGATGTTCCTAACCAGATGA